The genomic stretch AGCCGCTACTTAACTTTATTGTCGGGGCATTGCCGTTTGTACCTTTCGAGAGGTCGAATATGCCCGTATTCGTATTGTCGTTGAAATTCAAATCCATACTTTTAATCCATTTTTCGATTGTTTCTTTCGATTCGTTTCCACTGAACCGCCGCCCCTGTTTCCATTCTGTTCCGGCAGCCAGACGATGCAGATCGGTGTCGCTCGCCCCGATGCCGCTGGAGTGCGAGGTGCAAAACGGAATGACAGTCTCGCCTGTAAGGTCGTGGCTTTCGAGGAAGGTGAAAATGACTTTCGGAGCCTTGCCCCACCAGATTGGATAACCGAGAAATACTACATCGTAATCGGCAAGATTCTCGCATTTGCCCTTGATGACGGGGCGTGCCGACGGGTCGTTCTGCTCGCGGTTGGCACGGGAGGACGAATTATTGTAGTTCAAATCCTCGGACGTGTAAGCCGTTTCGGGCTCGATGCGCCAGGTCGCTGCACCGATCGCCTCGACAATCCGGTCGGCAATGCCCTTTGTCGTGTTCGTGCAGGAGAAATAGACCACCAAAGCACGGACATCCGACGGAGTTGGGGCTGGATTCGGTTCCAGTTCTGGGTCAGGAACGGGCGTCGGTTCTTCAGTCTTTATCGGTTCATCTGACGGACTGCAAGCATTTGTTGTCAATAGCATACACGGTAATATCATAGATAATAACCACATTTTCATTGTCCTATTATTTGAGATTGGTTTGAAAGAATGCCTCCATTTTGTCGAACGGAATGACGGCTAAATTATCGTAAAGGTCCGTATGGCTTGCGCCGGGAATAATCATCAATTCCTTGTTATCACCTTTCAGTCTCTTGAACGCATCTTCACCGAAATAGTGCGAGTGCGCCTTCTCGCCATGAACGATCAGCACGGCATTTTCGATTTCGTCCGCACGGCTCATCAATGGGAAATTGATGAACGGGATGGCTTCCGTCGCGTTGCGTCCCTGATTGGAGTTGAGCGAGCGGGGGTGATAGCCGCGCGGGGTCTTGTAGTAGGCGTGGTAGTCCTTGAAGAACTGCGGGGCATCGGCAGGCAAGGTGTCGGGAACGCCGCCGCCCGGCTTCGGAAATCCGTTGCGGAAATCCTCCGTGCGTTGTGCCGCGAGTTTTTTGCGGAGTGCATTGCGTGCTTCGGCACTGTCATCGGCATCGAAATAGCCGTTGGCATTCACGCGGCTCATGTCGTACATTGTGGAAGCTACGGTTGCTTTGATGCGCGGGTCGGCTGCTGCGGCATTGATAGCCAGTCCTCCCCAGCCACAGATACCGATGATGCCGATCCGCTCGGAATCGACCTTATCGTTGGTCGCAAGGAAATCGACGGCAGCCGAGAAATCTTCGGTATTGATGTCGGGCGACACCACATAGCGGGGTTCGCCGCTGCTCTCGCCGGTGTAGGAGGGGTCGAAAGCGACGGTCAGAAATCCGCGTTCGGCCATCGTCTGGGCATAAAGTCCGGCGGTCTGTTCCTTGACCGCCCCGAAAGGACCGCAGACGGCGATGGCGGGCAGCTTGCCGGCAACATTTTTCGGCACATACATATCGGCCGCCAGCGTGATGCCGTAACGGTTGGTGAATGTTGCTTTGCTGTGGTTCACTTTGTCGCTTTTGGGGAATGTCTTGTCCCACTCGGCGGTTAAATTCAATTCTTTCATATCCTTTTCGTTATTTGTTCTTTGACAGGCCGCTCCCGCCAGAAGCACAATAGCAAGGAGCGCAGTAAAACTCTTATTCATGATAATCGGTTTTTATGTTTCTCAATACTTTGGCCGGTACGCCGGCGACAATAGCGTTGTCGGGTACGTCTTTCGTCACGACAGCTCCGGCGGCGACGATGGCGTTCTCGCCGACTGTAACGCCCGGAAGTATCATCGCTCCCGCGCCAATCCACGCCTTGCGGCGAATAACGACCGGTTCGGTATGCAACGTATGACGGAGTTCGGGTTCTTCGGGATGACCTTCTGTGAGGATTTTGGCTCCCGGCCCGATAAATACGCCGTCTTCAATCGTGATACCGCCTTGGTCGAGGAAGGTGCAACCGAAGTTGATGAACACCTCTTTGCCCACATGGGTCGTTTTGCCGAAAGCCGTATAGAACGGCGGGAACATACGCACGGAGGCATCCAGCGGCTGCCCCCAGATGCGTTCGAGCAGCGCCCGCACCTCGTCGTGCGAATGGTAGCCCGTGTTGAGTTCTCCGACGAGACGTCGCGTGTTCTCGATCTCCCCGCACAAACGGGGAAAGTCGGCATCCGTTTCCGTAATCCGCTCGCTGCGCCGCATTCTTTCTATTATCTCGTTCATCGTTACGTCCCCTTATTTTATCGTACTCATGTCTATTACATAGCGGAACTTCACTTTTCCGTCGGCTACATTGCGCCAAGCCTTATCTATTTCGGATGCATTCGCCTCGATGATTTCCACTTCGGGATAGATGTCGTGCGCTACCGAATAGTCGAGCATCTCCTGCGTCTCCTTAATGCCGCCGATAAGCGAACCGTACACTTTGCGCCGGGAAAGGAAAGCCATGTTTGCGATATTCAGCGTCGATTTGTCGGGAAGCCCAACGATAGCCATTTCGCCGCCCATTTTCAGCATGGCGACATATTGTATCGGCTCGTAGTTGGCAGGGATGGTGCTGATGATGAAATCGAACGTGTTGCGAAGTCCTTTCATCTCTTCAGGATTGTTCACATTCACATAGCGTGTTGCACCCATCCGGGCAGCATCGGCACGTTTCTCTTCCGTGCGGTCGAACACGGTTACATCGGCTCCCAAGTCCACCAGATACTGAACAGCCATGTGTCCCAGTCCGCCGTAACCGGCAACCGCCACCTTGTCGCCTTTCTTGACGTTGCTGAAATGGATGGGTGACCACGTGGTCACACCTGCGCACAGAAGCGGGGCGACCCGTTTCAGGTCGGCGTTTGCAGGTATTTTGATAGCAAAGTTCTCGCTTACCACAATATTGTCCGAGTAACCGCCCATCGCCATTTCGCCGTCGTGGTAGATGTCTTTGGAATTGTAGGTAAAGGTCGTACCTTTTTCGCAGAACTGCTCCTTGTGCATTTCGCAAGAGGAACAGTGACCGCAGGCATTGACCATGCAGCCGACACCTGCCAAATCGCCGACCTTGAATTTCGTGACATTCTTGCCGACTTTCGCCACTCGTCCGGCGATTTCATGTCCCGGAATCATGGGATAAGAAGCGTATAATCCCTGTTCCTGCTGTTCGTCCCATGCGGCGTGCAGGTCGCTGTGGCAGATACCGGCGTACAGGATTTTAATCTGAATGTCGTTGTCGCCGATAGCATGGCGGGTAAACTCGTAAGGATGGAAGGTGTCCTCCGCGGAGAACATGGCGAATCCCTTTGCTGGAACACGCTCGTTCTGGTTTTGTGCGACGGCCGAAGCGAAGAAGGCAAACACCGTCATGGTTGTAATTACTATCCGTTTCATATTTGCTTGATTTTGAACTGTTATTTTATACGATGCAAAAATAGGAGCTCGTATCGAGCTCGCCGGTACCTTTCTTACGGACAGAAGTACCCCAATTACGGGTTTTGTTAGAAACGTTTCGTTATGATAATCAATAAAGTACCCGGCTTACGGGTAAAAGTACCCGAATTACGTGTTTTGCTCTATGACGCTTTTATTATCGGGGAAAATGTATTTCCTTTGTACTGAAAATAAGGATATGATAGAAAAGCATTTATAGAATTATGAATACGGAAGATATAATCAAAGCGGACACCATCGAGCAGTATAACCGTTTTTTCGGGTTCGAGACACGCCACCCGTTGGTCGGCATCGTGCATTTCGACGGCTCCGTGCCGCAACCGACGCACCGGATGACGCTGGGATTTTATGCGTTGTTCCTTAAAAAGGCGACAGGTTGCATTATCAACTATGGAAAAACGGTCTACGATTTCGACGACGAAACGGTCGTGAGTTTCGCTCCGGGTCAGACGGTAGGTATCCATCGGCTGGAAGACGGCCCTGCACCGGAAGCCATCGGATTGCTGTTCCATCCCGATTTCCTGCATCGCACTTCACTGGGGCAGAAGATGAAGCAGTATTCGTTTTTCTCGTATGCTTCCAACGAGGCTTTGCACCTTTCGACAGAGGAGCGTATCATCTTGCAAGATTATATGGAAAAGGTTGTCCGTGAGTTGCAGCATCCCATCGACAAGTTCTCCAAATCGCTGATTATTTCCAACATCGAGGTGCTGCTCAACTACTGTATGCGCTTTTACGAACGTCAGTTCATCACCCGCGAGGATATGAATCACGATGCGTTGGCGCGTTTCGAGCGGTTGCTGGACGATTACCTCTATTCGGATACGGCGGCGAGGGAAGGAATCCCGACCGTGAAATATTTCGCCGACAAGATTTGCCTTTCGCCCAACTATTTCGGAGATTTGGTAAAGTCGGAAACAGGGAAAACAGCACAGGAGTATATCCAACTGAAAATGATTGCCGTTGCCAAAGAGCGGATGCTCGACCCGGCAGGAACAATCAAGCAGATTGCTGAATCGCTGGGATTCCAGCATCCGCAGCATTTTGTCCGCTTCTTCAAACGTCAGGAAGGGTGTACACCGAAAGAGTTCAGGAATAGGATGACAGCTTCCTGAAACACAGAAAAAGCCGCTTGAATCTGCTGTTCAAGCGGCTTTTTTATAGTTCGGATATTTCATGCACCAATATTGTTCTAAATTGGATAATCTTCTCGCTTCTATATTTTCAGTTCCTTGATGATTCTTTTTATTCCGCAAATGACCGCTGTTTTGTTGTTTCTGACAGCGGAGAGTGCCGATGAAAGACTGGAAGCGGAAATGAACCGTGTCCCGTCTTTGGATTTCAGGAACCGCCCTTTGTCGAGAATCCTGGCGATTCTGTCCTGCGACACGGGCAGGTCGAGTTCCTGCGAGATGGTGCGGATAAGGGATTTCTTATTCATAATTAACCGATTCGACAACTAAATTTCAGACAACTCCGGTTTGTGTTTTGCAAATCGGGTATCCTGCTTTTCATGCCTTCGGATTTTCCACCCTTCATGCTTCGATTCATTGAAAAAACGCCTGCGTATCGACTTCAGACTCTTCGGGAGGGAACGCGGTGGCGCAGGACACCTCACGCCATGCCTCGACATCCTTTCGCTGTGCCTCGTGGTGCGTTTCGAGCGTCTCGATGGCATCCGCACCTACGGGCAGATGCAGGGGCGGATTTTCACTGTCGGCCGCTTTCACGACCAGTCTTCCCAACACTTCGGGATTGCCCGGCTCTCGACCGTTCATGTATTTCACGAAACCGCTCATCCGCTCCCGGAATGCGTCGTAGTCCGCAATGGGTCGTGCGGGAAGATGATAGGCGGAATTGAAATTCAT from Phocaeicola dorei encodes the following:
- a CDS encoding NAD(P)-dependent alcohol dehydrogenase; translated protein: MKRIVITTMTVFAFFASAVAQNQNERVPAKGFAMFSAEDTFHPYEFTRHAIGDNDIQIKILYAGICHSDLHAAWDEQQEQGLYASYPMIPGHEIAGRVAKVGKNVTKFKVGDLAGVGCMVNACGHCSSCEMHKEQFCEKGTTFTYNSKDIYHDGEMAMGGYSDNIVVSENFAIKIPANADLKRVAPLLCAGVTTWSPIHFSNVKKGDKVAVAGYGGLGHMAVQYLVDLGADVTVFDRTEEKRADAARMGATRYVNVNNPEEMKGLRNTFDFIISTIPANYEPIQYVAMLKMGGEMAIVGLPDKSTLNIANMAFLSRRKVYGSLIGGIKETQEMLDYSVAHDIYPEVEIIEANASEIDKAWRNVADGKVKFRYVIDMSTIK
- a CDS encoding sugar O-acetyltransferase, which translates into the protein MNEIIERMRRSERITETDADFPRLCGEIENTRRLVGELNTGYHSHDEVRALLERIWGQPLDASVRMFPPFYTAFGKTTHVGKEVFINFGCTFLDQGGITIEDGVFIGPGAKILTEGHPEEPELRHTLHTEPVVIRRKAWIGAGAMILPGVTVGENAIVAAGAVVTKDVPDNAIVAGVPAKVLRNIKTDYHE
- a CDS encoding alpha/beta hydrolase; amino-acid sequence: MNKSFTALLAIVLLAGAACQRTNNEKDMKELNLTAEWDKTFPKSDKVNHSKATFTNRYGITLAADMYVPKNVAGKLPAIAVCGPFGAVKEQTAGLYAQTMAERGFLTVAFDPSYTGESSGEPRYVVSPDINTEDFSAAVDFLATNDKVDSERIGIIGICGWGGLAINAAAADPRIKATVASTMYDMSRVNANGYFDADDSAEARNALRKKLAAQRTEDFRNGFPKPGGGVPDTLPADAPQFFKDYHAYYKTPRGYHPRSLNSNQGRNATEAIPFINFPLMSRADEIENAVLIVHGEKAHSHYFGEDAFKRLKGDNKELMIIPGASHTDLYDNLAVIPFDKMEAFFQTNLK
- a CDS encoding helix-turn-helix domain-containing protein, translated to MNTEDIIKADTIEQYNRFFGFETRHPLVGIVHFDGSVPQPTHRMTLGFYALFLKKATGCIINYGKTVYDFDDETVVSFAPGQTVGIHRLEDGPAPEAIGLLFHPDFLHRTSLGQKMKQYSFFSYASNEALHLSTEERIILQDYMEKVVRELQHPIDKFSKSLIISNIEVLLNYCMRFYERQFITREDMNHDALARFERLLDDYLYSDTAAREGIPTVKYFADKICLSPNYFGDLVKSETGKTAQEYIQLKMIAVAKERMLDPAGTIKQIAESLGFQHPQHFVRFFKRQEGCTPKEFRNRMTAS